From Thalassotalea euphylliae, the proteins below share one genomic window:
- a CDS encoding Ppx/GppA phosphatase family protein, producing MTQSLKQISESISDIKSSNGSYHIGALDIGSNSFHFVFARVVNDNLQILHSEKYRVRLAQGLDDQNLLDHAAIERGVKALADLAPLTEKLSPDNFRVVATFTLRQAKNAQAFLDAAAKVFPFDIEVVSGHEEARLIYQGVAHYLPPATQRLIIDIGGGSTECVIGKDLQTSQLTSLNIGCVSFARLYFANGHITKQAFKRAILHAKQEIESHVNRFKAAGWHEAVGTSGTLKTIFQQLNLHREANQPFNLAELRGFKDQLINFGHADNIQLPNLKESRRHIIAPGVAILIGIAELLEINSIDYCDYSLREGVLSEQLEAIQFDDIRDRTINSLSTRFNVDAQQVNKVKTLATRIYQATEKAWQLNKKAYKQLLNWAIWVHEIGYDINPSGYHKHSRYILLNADLAGFNVEQQQALAWLVGNQRKKIQFEDQQLWYLLNEASLAKLLVILRLSILLSQQRQLTEHAEISISADKDSINLTFPSNWLGEKPLVEADLTQEQKQLSVLGIALSFN from the coding sequence ATGACCCAAAGCCTAAAACAAATCAGTGAAAGCATTAGCGACATTAAATCGAGCAATGGCAGTTATCATATTGGCGCGCTTGATATTGGCTCTAACAGCTTTCATTTTGTTTTTGCGCGTGTGGTTAATGACAATTTACAAATTCTGCACTCTGAAAAATACCGTGTTCGACTCGCCCAAGGGCTTGATGATCAAAACCTACTTGATCACGCCGCCATCGAACGCGGTGTTAAAGCGCTGGCAGATTTAGCCCCGCTAACGGAAAAGTTGTCTCCAGACAACTTCCGTGTGGTTGCCACTTTTACACTGCGACAGGCAAAAAATGCACAAGCATTTTTAGATGCTGCCGCCAAGGTTTTTCCATTTGATATCGAAGTAGTTTCCGGCCACGAAGAAGCGCGCCTTATCTACCAAGGTGTTGCCCATTACTTGCCGCCAGCAACACAGCGCTTAATCATCGATATCGGCGGCGGTAGTACCGAATGTGTCATAGGTAAAGACTTACAGACCTCTCAACTGACCAGTCTTAATATTGGTTGTGTGAGCTTTGCGCGACTCTATTTTGCCAATGGCCATATCACCAAGCAGGCATTTAAACGTGCGATATTACACGCCAAACAAGAAATTGAATCTCATGTAAACCGCTTTAAAGCTGCTGGCTGGCACGAAGCGGTTGGTACATCTGGGACATTGAAAACGATTTTTCAGCAGCTAAACTTGCACCGCGAGGCGAATCAGCCATTTAACTTGGCAGAGCTACGAGGATTTAAAGACCAATTAATTAACTTTGGCCACGCGGATAACATTCAGCTGCCCAATTTGAAAGAAAGTCGCCGCCATATTATTGCGCCGGGTGTCGCCATTTTAATTGGTATTGCTGAGCTATTAGAAATTAACAGCATTGATTACTGTGACTACTCGTTGCGGGAAGGTGTGTTATCAGAGCAGCTGGAAGCGATTCAGTTCGACGATATTCGCGACCGCACGATAAACAGTCTTTCCACGCGTTTTAATGTCGACGCGCAGCAAGTAAACAAAGTGAAAACGCTCGCAACGCGTATTTACCAAGCGACAGAAAAAGCGTGGCAGCTGAATAAAAAAGCTTATAAGCAATTATTAAACTGGGCAATTTGGGTACACGAAATCGGTTACGATATTAATCCTTCGGGCTATCACAAGCACAGTCGATATATTTTACTCAATGCCGATTTGGCGGGCTTCAACGTAGAGCAGCAGCAGGCATTGGCATGGCTAGTCGGCAACCAACGCAAGAAAATTCAATTTGAAGATCAGCAATTGTGGTACTTACTGAACGAAGCAAGTTTGGCCAAGTTACTCGTTATTTTACGCTTGTCTATTTTGCTCAGCCAGCAGCGACAGTTAACTGAACATGCCGAAATAAGCATTAGTGCCGATAAAGATTCAATCAACTTAACCTTCCCAAGTAACTGGCTTGGTGAGAAACCACTTGTTGAAGCTGATTTAACGCAAGAGCAAAAACAACTGAGCGTGCTTGGTATTGCATTGAGTTTTAATTAA